Sequence from the Ereboglobus luteus genome:
GCAAATGGAGGCGATGCGCGCCGCGATCGCCTCTGCCACGCTTGCCGAAAAACCGTGGGTGCTCGACCCCGTCGCGATCGGCGCGATCAGCCTGCGCACGCGTTTCTCGCGCGAGATTCTTGCGCAACGCCCCGCGCTCATTCGCGGCAACGCCTCCGAAATCATCGCGCTCGCGGGCCGCGCCGGAAAAGGTCGCGGCGCGGACAGCGGCGACAGCGCCGAGCACGCGCTTGATGCCGCCGCGCAACTCGTCGCGCAGACTGGAAACGCCGTTCTTGTCACCGGTCCCGTTGATTACGCGCTTGATGCCGCGCGCACGCTCGCCTGCGCCAACGGCCATCCGCTTCTCACGCGCGTGACCGGCGTCGGGTGCGCGCAAGGCGCGCTTGCCGCGGCGTGCGTCGCCGTCGCGCCGGACAAGATTCATGGCGCCGCCGCCGCCGCCGTGTTCATGGCGATCGCGGGCGAACTCGCCGCCGCGCGCGCGCCGCGCCCCGGAAGTTTTCGCACCGCGCTCATCGACGAACTCGACCGGCTCGACGCCGACACCATTCGCAAATTCGCAAAACTTGAGACCGTAAAACAGAATGCCTGAACCCGGGCGACCCATCACACACATTCTCCCGACTCCGACATTCTGGCTCCTCTACTTTGACTCCCGACTCCTTTCCCATGAAACAACCCGATTACACACTCTACATGGTCACCGACATGCCGTCGGTTTATAAAAAGGGATTCCTCGAATCCATCGAAGCCGCCGTCGCGGGCGGCGTCTCCATCGTGCAATACCGCACCGATGGCGGCACGAAACGCGAGCTTTACGAAAACGGCATGGCCGTGCGCGACCTGCTCAAGCGCCTCGGCGTGCCGCTCATCATCAACGACCATGTCGATCTCGCGCTCGCGCTCGATGCCGACGGCGTGCACATCGGCCAGGGCGATTTGCCCGCGCCCGTTGTCCGCCGTCTCATCGGCAAAGACAAGCTGCTCGGCCTCTCCACATCCAATCGCGAGCAGGTCCTCGCGGTTGACAAGACCGTCGTCGACTACATCGGCATCGGCCCCGTTTTCCCGACGCAATCCAAGCGCAACGCCCCGCCCGCAATCGGTGCCGCCGACCTCGCCGCGCTCGTCGCGCTCGCCCCCGTGCCCAATGTCGCCATCGGCGGCATCACCGTGGAAACCGCGCCCGCCATTTATGCGACCGGCGTGACCGGCATCGCCATCGTCTCGGCGCTCTCCTACGCAAACGACATCCAGGCCGCCGCCAAGGCGCTCCGCGAAGGCGGGATCAAAAAATAAAAACTCCTCCCGGCACATCCCATGATTCCAAACGTTCTCACGATCGCAACCACCGACCCGTCGGGCGGCGCCGGCGTGCTCGCCGACCTAAAGGCATTTTCCGCAAACGGCGCCTACGGCATGGGCGTGCTCGCCGCGCTCACGGCGCAAAACACGCAAACCGTCACCGGCATTTATCCAATTCCCCTCGATTTTATCACGAGGCAAATCGACACGCTGTATGCCGACGTGCGCGTTGACTCGGTGAAAATCGGCATGCTCGGCACCGCCGAGATCACGCGTCGCGTCGCCGCCGACCTCCGCCGCCACAACGCGAAACGCATCGTCATCGATCCCGTCATGGTGTCCAAAAGCAAACACCAGCTGCTCGCCCATGACGCCATCGAATCGCTCCGCGGCGAACTCTTTCCCCTCGCCGAAATCATCACGCCCAACATCCCCGAAACCGAGGTGCTCCTCGGCTGCGCGCCGATAAAAAATCTCGACGACATGCGCAAAGCCGCGCGCGCCCTGCGCGAGCTCGGCCCGCGCATTGTCATGGTAAAAGGCGGCCATCTCGACGGCGCCGAAAGCATCGACATCGTTGATGACGGCGTCACGCAAACCGAGCTCCGCGCCCCGCGCATCGCCACAAAAAACACGCACGGCACCGGCTGCACGCTCTCCGCCGCGATCGCCGCCCAGCTCCCGCAGTGCGCCACGCCGCTCGACGCAATCCGCGCCGCCAAAGCCTACCTCACACGCGCCATCGAAGCCTCCGGCGCGCTCGACGTCGGCTCCGGCCACGGCCCGACGCACCATTTTTGGAATCTGTGGAAGTAGGGGCGCGGCATCTCTTGCGACGCCCGGCTTAATGCGCGCGATTTAACGCGGGGCGCTTATTGCGCCTTGCCCGCGCGCGGTCTTCGCATTTTCCTCGGATGCAAAGATGAAGCCGTCGAAAAAGAATCCCAAATCATCCAAAAAGAAAACGTGCATTGGAGTTCTCACCGCCGGGGGCGACAGTCCTGGCCTCAACGCGGCCATCCGCGCCATCGGCAAAACCGCCATCGGCAAAGGCTGGAACGTCATCGGGTTTCGCGACGGATTCCTCGGCATGCTTGAGGATCGCTGGGTCGAGTTGAAAAAGGAGGACCTTGCAAACATCCTCACAGTCGGCGGCACTGTGCTCGGCACGAGCCGGCTCAAGCCCCACCGCATGGAAACGCCGAAAGGCCCCGTCGATGTGCGCGACAAACTCGTGGCCACCTACAAGCGCCACAAGCTCACCGCGCTCGTTTGCATCGGCGGCGGAGGCACGCACAAAAACGCGCTCAAGCTCGCCGAAAAGGGCCTCAACATTGTCACGCTGCCAAAGACAATCGACAACGACGTCGCGCACACCGACTCCACCATCGGCTTCGCCACCGCGCTCGAAATCGCAACCGACGCCATCGACCGCCTGCACAGCACCGCGCACAGCCACCACCGCATCATCCTCGCCGAAATCATGGGGCACCGCGCCGGCTGGCTCGCCATGGGCGCCGGCCTCGCGGGCGGCGCGGACGTGATCCTCGTCCCTGAAATCCCCTACGATGTGAACAAAATCGCCGCGGCCATCAAACGCCGCGTCGCGCGGGGCACGAAGTTTAGCATCGTGGCCGTCGCCGAGGGCGCGCGCTCCATCGAGGACACGCGGGCCTACGAGGCCGCGCGCCAGGCCGGCAAAAGCGCGACCAACGCCGCGCAAAAACGCATCGCCAAAACCGTGATCGCCAAGCTCGACGCCGATCACGAGGACAACATCTTTCGCCTCGCCCGCCAGCTCAACACGCTCACCGGTCTCGACTCGCGTGTATCCATTCTTGGTTACATCCAGCGCGGGGGCACGCCCTCCCACCGCGACCGGCTCCTCGGCACCCGCCTCGGCGCGACCTGCGTGGAAATGATCGCCGACGGCAAGTTTGGCATCATGGTCGGGGTCGACGGCGACCGCATCACGACAACCCCGATTTCAAAAGTCGCCGGAAACCTGAAAACACTC
This genomic interval carries:
- the thiM gene encoding hydroxyethylthiazole kinase, which codes for MAQNKPAVIVDDIVRVLETLRERRPLVHCMTNEVVKDITANILLAIGASPAMVEHAEEAAEFAAIADALLINVGTLDTTQMEAMRAAIASATLAEKPWVLDPVAIGAISLRTRFSREILAQRPALIRGNASEIIALAGRAGKGRGADSGDSAEHALDAAAQLVAQTGNAVLVTGPVDYALDAARTLACANGHPLLTRVTGVGCAQGALAAACVAVAPDKIHGAAAAAVFMAIAGELAAARAPRPGSFRTALIDELDRLDADTIRKFAKLETVKQNA
- the thiE gene encoding thiamine phosphate synthase codes for the protein MKQPDYTLYMVTDMPSVYKKGFLESIEAAVAGGVSIVQYRTDGGTKRELYENGMAVRDLLKRLGVPLIINDHVDLALALDADGVHIGQGDLPAPVVRRLIGKDKLLGLSTSNREQVLAVDKTVVDYIGIGPVFPTQSKRNAPPAIGAADLAALVALAPVPNVAIGGITVETAPAIYATGVTGIAIVSALSYANDIQAAAKALREGGIKK
- the thiD gene encoding bifunctional hydroxymethylpyrimidine kinase/phosphomethylpyrimidine kinase, translating into MIPNVLTIATTDPSGGAGVLADLKAFSANGAYGMGVLAALTAQNTQTVTGIYPIPLDFITRQIDTLYADVRVDSVKIGMLGTAEITRRVAADLRRHNAKRIVIDPVMVSKSKHQLLAHDAIESLRGELFPLAEIITPNIPETEVLLGCAPIKNLDDMRKAARALRELGPRIVMVKGGHLDGAESIDIVDDGVTQTELRAPRIATKNTHGTGCTLSAAIAAQLPQCATPLDAIRAAKAYLTRAIEASGALDVGSGHGPTHHFWNLWK
- a CDS encoding 6-phosphofructokinase; this translates as MKPSKKNPKSSKKKTCIGVLTAGGDSPGLNAAIRAIGKTAIGKGWNVIGFRDGFLGMLEDRWVELKKEDLANILTVGGTVLGTSRLKPHRMETPKGPVDVRDKLVATYKRHKLTALVCIGGGGTHKNALKLAEKGLNIVTLPKTIDNDVAHTDSTIGFATALEIATDAIDRLHSTAHSHHRIILAEIMGHRAGWLAMGAGLAGGADVILVPEIPYDVNKIAAAIKRRVARGTKFSIVAVAEGARSIEDTRAYEAARQAGKSATNAAQKRIAKTVIAKLDADHEDNIFRLARQLNTLTGLDSRVSILGYIQRGGTPSHRDRLLGTRLGATCVEMIADGKFGIMVGVDGDRITTTPISKVAGNLKTLPPDHPLIRSARHLGTNLGD